A window of the Apodemus sylvaticus chromosome 15, mApoSyl1.1, whole genome shotgun sequence genome harbors these coding sequences:
- the LOC127666295 gene encoding keratin-associated protein 13-1-like, which produces MTCDCCSRNVPPSLRCCCPPQEPAVALPAPAIWSTALPAAAPSTCQLDSSLHSGCQETCIEPVSCSPSTCQLGSSLNSGCQETCMEPTSCQTSCVVPSPCQIPCFYPRRSTPFSPCQGTYDGSLGFGSSNYHSLGYRSRIIFPENCGSSGFRNMNYEVPVFPSLGCAATLCFPIYMLFNSNQPSLCVPTCDPCLSVISC; this is translated from the coding sequence ATGACCTGCGACTGCTGCTCTAGAAATGTTCCTCCCTCCCTTAGGTGCTGCTGCCCACCTCAGGAACCTGCTGTGGCTCTTCCTGCCCCAGCTATCTGGTCTACAGCACTACCAGCTGCTGCTCCCAGTACCTGCCAGCTGGACTCTTCCCTGCACAGTGGCTGTCAGGAGACCTGCATTGAGCCCGTCAGCTGCTCTCCCAGCACCTGCCAGCTCGGATCCTCTCTCAACAGTGGCTGCCAGGAGACCTGCATGGAGCCCACCAGCTGCCAGACTTCCTGTGTGGTGCCCAGCCCCTGCCAGATTCCCTGCTTCTACCCCAGGAGGTCCACACCCTTCAGTCCCTGCCAGGGGACATATGATGGCTCTCTGGGCTTTGGGTCCAGCAACTACCATTCCCTAGGCTACAGATCTAGAATCATCTTCCCAGAGAATTGTGGATCCAGTGGCTTCAGAAACATGAATTATGAAGTCCCTGTTTTCCCTTCTTTGGGTTGTGCAGCCACACTCTGCTTTCCGATCTACATGCTTTTCAATAGCAACCAACCTTCACTTTGTGTCCCAACCTGTGATCCATGTCTCTCTGTAATCAGCTGTTAA
- the LOC127666191 gene encoding keratin-associated protein 13-1-like isoform X2 — protein MAYSCCSGNFSSRSLGHCLPSSGSSCGSSYPSNLVYTTTSCSPSTCQLRSSFSSGCRETCIEPTSCQTSCVTSCVVPSPCQKPCYYPRSSTPCSPCQGTYAGSLGFGSSSCSSLGYGSRSCYPVDCGNSGFRSLKCGVYGFPSLSYGSRFYYPTYLASSSCQPCFRPICGSGIFGINC, from the exons ATGGCCTATAGCTGCTGCTCTGGAAACTTCTCCTCTCGCTCCCTTGGTCACTGCCTGCCCTCCTCAGGTTCCTCCTGTGGCTCTTCCTACCCCAGCAACCTGGTGTACACCACTACCAGCTGCTCTCCCAGCACCTGCCAGCTCAGATCCTCTTTCAGCAGTGGCTGCCGGGAAACCTGCATTGAGCCCACCAGCTGCCAGACTTCCTGTGTG ACTTCCTGTGTGGTGCCCAGCCCCTGCCAGAAGCCCTGCTACTACCCCAGGAGCTCCACACCCTGCAGTCCCTGCCAGGGAACATATGCTGGCTCTCTGGGCTTTGGGTCCAGCAGCTGCAGTTCCCTGGGCTATGGCTCTAGAAGCTGCTACCCAGTGGACTGTGGAAACAGTGGCTTCAGATCCCTGAAATGTGGAGTCTATGGCTTCCCTTCCCTGAGTTATGGATCCAGATTCTACTACCCAACCTACTTGGCTTCTAGTTCCTGCCAACCATGTTTCAGACCAATCTGTGGATCAGGCATCTTTGGAATCAACTGCTAA
- the LOC127666204 gene encoding keratin-associated protein 13-1-like isoform X2, whose protein sequence is MAYSCCSGNFSSRSLGRCLPSSGSSCGSSYPSNLVYTTTSCSPSTCQLRSSFSSGCRETCIEPTNCQSSCVSSCVVPSPCQKPCYYPRSSTPCSPCQGTYAGSLDFGSRSCSSLGYGSRRCYPVGCGNSGFRSLNCGVYDYPFLSYGSRFYYPVYVASTRFQPSCYRSVCGTGF, encoded by the exons ATGGCCTACAGCTGCTGCTCTGGAAACTTCTCCTCCCGCTCCCTTGGTCGCTGCCTGCCCTCTTCAGGTTCCTCCTGTGGCTCTTCCTACCCCAGCAACCTGGTCTACACCACTACCAGCTGCTCTCCCAGCACCTGCCAGCTCAGATCCTCTTTCAGCAGTGGCTGCCGGGAAACCTGCATTGAGCCCACCAATTGCCAGAGTTCCTGTGTG AGTTCTTGTGTGGTGCCCAGCCCCTGCCAGAAGCCCTGCTACTATCCCAGGAGCTCCACACCCTGCAGTCCCTGCCAGGGGACATATGCTGGATCTCTGGACTTTGGATCTAGGAGCTGCAGTTCCCTGGGCTATGGCTCTAGAAGATGCTACCCAGTGGGCTGTGGAAACAGTGGTTTCAGATCCCTGAATTGTGGAGTCTATGACTACCCTTTCCTGAGTTACGGATCCAGATTCTACTACCCAGTATATGTGGCTTCTACGAGATTTCAACCTTCTTGTTATAGATCAGTCTGTGGTACTGGCTTCTAG
- the LOC127666204 gene encoding keratin-associated protein 13-1-like isoform X1, which yields MAYSCCSGNFSSRSLGRCLPSSGSSCGSSYPSNLVYTTTSCSPSTCQLRSSFSSGCRETCIEPTNCQSSCVVPSPCQETCIVPTSCQSSCVVPSPCQKPCYYPRSSTPCSPCQGTYAGSLDFGSRSCSSLGYGSRRCYPVGCGNSGFRSLNCGVYDYPFLSYGSRFYYPVYVASTRFQPSCYRSVCGTGF from the coding sequence ATGGCCTACAGCTGCTGCTCTGGAAACTTCTCCTCCCGCTCCCTTGGTCGCTGCCTGCCCTCTTCAGGTTCCTCCTGTGGCTCTTCCTACCCCAGCAACCTGGTCTACACCACTACCAGCTGCTCTCCCAGCACCTGCCAGCTCAGATCCTCTTTCAGCAGTGGCTGCCGGGAAACCTGCATTGAGCCCACCAATTGCCAGAGTTCCTGTGTGGTGCCCAGCCCCTGCCAGGAGACCTGCATTGTGCCCACCAGCTGTCAGAGTTCTTGTGTGGTGCCCAGCCCCTGCCAGAAGCCCTGCTACTATCCCAGGAGCTCCACACCCTGCAGTCCCTGCCAGGGGACATATGCTGGATCTCTGGACTTTGGATCTAGGAGCTGCAGTTCCCTGGGCTATGGCTCTAGAAGATGCTACCCAGTGGGCTGTGGAAACAGTGGTTTCAGATCCCTGAATTGTGGAGTCTATGACTACCCTTTCCTGAGTTACGGATCCAGATTCTACTACCCAGTATATGTGGCTTCTACGAGATTTCAACCTTCTTGTTATAGATCAGTCTGTGGTACTGGCTTCTAG
- the LOC127666191 gene encoding keratin-associated protein 13-1-like isoform X1 has product MAYSCCSGNFSSRSLGHCLPSSGSSCGSSYPSNLVYTTTSCSPSTCQLRSSFSSGCRETCIEPTSCQTSCVVSSPCQKPCIEPTNCQSSCVVPSPCQKPCIEPTNCQTSCVVPSPCQKPCYYPRSSTPCSPCQGTYAGSLGFGSSSCSSLGYGSRSCYPVDCGNSGFRSLKCGVYGFPSLSYGSRFYYPTYLASSSCQPCFRPICGSGIFGINC; this is encoded by the coding sequence ATGGCCTATAGCTGCTGCTCTGGAAACTTCTCCTCTCGCTCCCTTGGTCACTGCCTGCCCTCCTCAGGTTCCTCCTGTGGCTCTTCCTACCCCAGCAACCTGGTGTACACCACTACCAGCTGCTCTCCCAGCACCTGCCAGCTCAGATCCTCTTTCAGCAGTGGCTGCCGGGAAACCTGCATTGAGCCCACCAGCTGCCAGACTTCCTGTGTGGTGTCCAGCCCCTGCCAGAAGCCCTGCATTGAGCCCACCAACTGCCAGAGTTCCTGTGTGGTGCCCAGCCCCTGCCAGAAGCCCTGCATTGAGCCCACCAACTGCCAGACTTCCTGTGTGGTGCCCAGCCCCTGCCAGAAGCCCTGCTACTACCCCAGGAGCTCCACACCCTGCAGTCCCTGCCAGGGAACATATGCTGGCTCTCTGGGCTTTGGGTCCAGCAGCTGCAGTTCCCTGGGCTATGGCTCTAGAAGCTGCTACCCAGTGGACTGTGGAAACAGTGGCTTCAGATCCCTGAAATGTGGAGTCTATGGCTTCCCTTCCCTGAGTTATGGATCCAGATTCTACTACCCAACCTACTTGGCTTCTAGTTCCTGCCAACCATGTTTCAGACCAATCTGTGGATCAGGCATCTTTGGAATCAACTGCTAA